A section of the Paenibacillus odorifer genome encodes:
- a CDS encoding ATP-binding cassette domain-containing protein, which yields MCILEKSITALIGPSGCWKSTLLRTINRINDQDQDMRVEGGVQISGYSIFNKEIRANVAMEMVLILLYSK from the coding sequence ATGTGCATCCTTGAAAAATCAATTACGGCTTTGATCGGCCCCTCCGGTTGCTGGAAATCAACCTTGTTGCGAACGATAAATCGAATAAATGATCAAGATCAGGATATGAGAGTGGAGGGAGGCGTCCAGATTTCGGGATATTCAATCTTTAATAAAGAGATACGAGCAAATGTCGCAATGGAAATGGTTCTTATTCTCCTATATTCGAAGTGA
- a CDS encoding discoidin domain-containing protein, whose amino-acid sequence MSGNWWKPTYSAADAQAPSDPTNLTATAVSSSQINLSWTASTDNVGVTGYRVFRGGVEVGAPTDTSFSDTGLTASTAYSYTVKAVDAAGNLSANSNTATETTSATSPDNTNLALGKTAVASSIEGAGFEASKATDGNSTTRWASMEGSNNEWIYVDLGATQSVNRVKLNWEDAYAKGYKVQVSNDATTWTDTYVTTTGNGSIDDITFTANSGRYVRVLCTARGTVYGYSIFDFEVYGS is encoded by the coding sequence ATCTCGGGGAACTGGTGGAAGCCTACCTACAGTGCAGCGGATGCACAAGCTCCCTCGGATCCAACGAATCTGACCGCAACAGCAGTTTCAAGCAGCCAAATTAATCTGAGTTGGACTGCTTCCACAGATAATGTCGGTGTAACAGGCTATCGGGTTTTCCGTGGCGGCGTGGAAGTAGGCGCACCTACAGACACATCCTTCAGCGATACCGGACTTACCGCATCGACAGCTTACAGCTATACGGTGAAAGCTGTCGATGCTGCAGGCAACCTGTCTGCTAACAGCAATACCGCAACAGAAACTACAAGTGCAACTTCTCCTGACAACACCAACCTTGCGCTAGGTAAGACAGCGGTAGCCAGCTCTATCGAAGGTGCAGGATTTGAAGCTTCCAAAGCAACAGACGGCAACTCCACTACCCGTTGGGCGAGCATGGAAGGAAGCAACAATGAATGGATTTACGTCGATCTGGGTGCAACCCAAAGTGTGAACCGCGTCAAGTTGAATTGGGAAGATGCTTACGCTAAAGGCTACAAAGTTCAGGTGTCTAACGACGCAACAACATGGACGGATACTTACGTAACAACGACCGGTAATGGTTCTATTGACGATATTACATTTACCGCAAATAGCGGACGTTACGTCAGAGTGCTGTGTACTGCTAGAGGGACCGTATACGGATATTCAATATTCGATTTCGAGGTTTACGGCTCTTAA
- a CDS encoding stalk domain-containing protein → MIRSKWMQKALSIVTATTLAFPGLFGLAPSSEVSAAGGGESFDSVVLELTQAAGQAGRVNLSYKGSPLSSLVKGPVIDEVSYDSSNSHLLTVNNQGNITLSNGYTFASPGAPGVPVTITATAGYYPDSEVLFMEDFENNDGPMTSMSKLGSSFTLSDAQSRSGLKAITPSDDTNNEKVAQDVALPAGSNYKMTAWYFDPYPNEEKTATDRTQFAIVDGKNATFAGTFYQSSEADVIHNPTKYTWAYEPSSAGTAGNRWKDSGALRSTGWHKFEWLITPNGATLQIDGTLISDSAQSDIYKAMKSGTTIQPKIAGGWNSQSGNKAYIKNKHLIDDFYVVKDVDTTTGTRTLTVNLVPPGGLPNLEIITQPTRAEVKQSETATFSITSSAATTAYQWYVSDDETGLSGTKVSGADKAVLTLSNVDAASQQGNFYYCEVSSAEGVVVKSHAVPLLITTNTQVNAPINPTLDSDTGIYNGASNYGDTLVTLFKDGGPVGYYLSKNGGPDQPNNHERHHVLPYARALGVGNYTVTAIVINNAGDISEEVAVSGILKIEKLPTPANARWNGTYATWDRVTNASAYSVQLFSNGVVNGSPIAATSNDTALSPTLNDTFKVKANGNATSRFLDSDESGESAQYSANIALIRQNDTLRAGDRTRLMVDTADVFVADNISFSPADQDKNKIEVDDAGFVTVKKGYIPTGNEEVTVHVSVDYFNKADTKFYDGFEGEKKFSNGANGYIHSDVMSRTGGKAATSSGAGQVATVPGTYNYAPATGKTTIVTAWYYDDGRAASNDHAVFGLTPSSNEHIAINYGNGDGDWTANLTNYAVRPGSSGRFYPVDVKRSEGWHKFQWFVTSTGTTYKIDGQDIQRQTTAGGNFDTLVKNNISKIDALQLATNWGNKAGTVKDIQNRHFIDDVYVIDSGITAQTGTSSITLKLLPKEYSHLEDSTYVMGLDDYNITVNPDLADLAGVEIGAVTLQRDVDYTVSGNVLKINKESFARNNIVPGKYTVRLDLYPAEITFELNIVPLEVRDYYFSNNGDDHADGRTPATAWKSISKINEYVFMPGSTIYLDANSVWNEQIRLRGNGEEGNPITLTKYNTTDPNQRPVINGGGTASSPSGISLNGTIELYDVNYWIVSGIEVTNIGNAAGDGRSGIAVMSRISKLGQGQFNIQDYADARMQGIVIRDNYVHDVNGLHQANGASKVSGGIIINGYVDILVEGNKTLRCDNEGIRNNAYGPSNPGTNNTGITWSNSSYPWASNAVFRNNWVSSSVGDGIVMSGGNNSLVERNVVTDNGYSYLSDKSGNLVTNWGPNNTTPTYLGSQNYAAAWIMASKGTIFRYNEAVDNPYHASNDGMAWDIDNYCQDNVYEYNYSRNNYGGWYLQMNAAKGNIVRYNISVNDGRSPDFNKSFNSLILLAGGSSTSEELSGLYYNNVIVTPLKNSSSLVFDPTASNLHIYFQNNIFAYTGANNQVGLKGGGTSAPFATGRFTNNIVYPANLFGSMNAGGGGYLGAGVTATDNRYVTEEELNSILNDYKSAPEHWITNSGTVDAKLDYSAMNGFRLADGNNLAYGAGAEIVSPYVDRANALPHMTERTDFFGNPLSGRTPSIGAHNPYAVTFDSNGGSEVAMKFADMGGTITEPTAPTKEKTVFGGWYQDTGLNDAWNFVADPVTRDIGLYAKWVEDAGTAPTITTNSLADGKVGQPYSAVLTTEGDKPIKWAVVEGQLPSGLSLDEGAGVISGTPDQWGQFTFKVQANNDAGSDTKPFNIVITEDVSVDTAPGIITKNLPSGKVGQPYTVTLAVYGSKPITWKVQGGDLPVDLNLDEATGVISGTPQETGYYEFTVAATNDFGIDERVLSIEIKEDKPVVTAPEIITKNLPNGKVGQPYTVTLAVYGDEPITWTVSDNYLPFGLNLEGATGVISGVPTEAGTYKFNITASNHAGMDTIELTIVITTNDSGGNNGNNNGGNSNGHSSTPTPSPELSVAERIDATIKEKLKKGNSIELTMSAGKDELEIQSDTIGAIIKADKPLIVTNDTLSVELSAELLKQLNTGKRMKVVIKPVDERDGAIGRGYELKIFADGREVTDYTGLIPVIFDLSKEKLSTNDLSMLCGVMLRLNGNMERLGGNYDHETGKFTFKAKGLGYIFVTAKPEPVKLEFTIGKTGYKLNGIEMSMDVASMVVKGRTLVPLRFVAESLGANVSWDNVMKTVMITLKGQTLSIKISELAPGMDVAAELVNGRTMLPLRFIAEYFGANLFFDNTSKSISIMK, encoded by the coding sequence ATGATACGATCGAAATGGATGCAAAAAGCTTTGTCGATAGTTACGGCAACAACGTTGGCATTCCCTGGTCTGTTCGGCTTGGCGCCTTCATCTGAAGTATCAGCTGCGGGAGGGGGCGAATCTTTTGACTCCGTTGTACTAGAATTGACACAAGCCGCAGGTCAGGCAGGCAGGGTAAATCTTTCCTATAAAGGTTCGCCTTTAAGCAGTCTGGTTAAAGGACCGGTTATTGACGAGGTAAGTTATGATTCCAGCAATTCGCATCTTTTAACTGTTAATAATCAGGGTAACATTACTTTATCTAACGGTTATACATTTGCGTCGCCAGGTGCCCCGGGCGTCCCGGTGACAATCACGGCCACGGCAGGTTATTACCCTGACTCAGAAGTGTTATTCATGGAGGACTTCGAGAACAACGATGGTCCGATGACATCTATGAGCAAATTAGGCTCGTCATTCACGCTGTCCGATGCACAGTCCCGCTCTGGATTGAAAGCGATTACACCATCGGATGATACGAATAATGAAAAGGTAGCCCAGGACGTGGCATTGCCGGCTGGCAGCAATTATAAGATGACGGCATGGTATTTTGACCCGTATCCTAATGAGGAGAAGACTGCGACGGATAGAACGCAATTTGCTATTGTAGATGGCAAAAATGCCACCTTTGCCGGGACATTCTATCAAAGTTCAGAGGCTGATGTTATTCATAACCCGACGAAATATACTTGGGCTTATGAACCATCATCAGCGGGTACAGCAGGCAACCGTTGGAAAGATAGCGGGGCTTTACGTTCCACAGGCTGGCATAAATTCGAGTGGCTTATTACACCGAATGGTGCGACGTTACAAATAGACGGAACATTAATATCCGATTCAGCGCAAAGTGATATTTACAAAGCTATGAAGAGCGGTACAACCATTCAGCCTAAAATAGCTGGAGGATGGAATAGCCAGTCAGGGAACAAAGCTTATATTAAAAATAAACATCTAATTGACGATTTTTATGTTGTAAAAGATGTGGATACAACAACAGGTACCAGAACATTAACAGTGAATTTGGTACCTCCCGGCGGATTGCCAAATTTAGAAATAATCACTCAGCCAACAAGGGCAGAAGTGAAACAAAGTGAGACAGCAACATTTAGCATTACGTCATCAGCCGCTACTACTGCTTATCAATGGTATGTATCTGATGACGAAACTGGCTTGAGCGGGACAAAAGTCAGCGGAGCTGATAAGGCAGTATTAACACTTTCCAATGTGGACGCAGCTTCACAACAAGGCAATTTTTATTATTGCGAAGTGTCCTCGGCAGAGGGAGTTGTGGTGAAATCCCATGCTGTACCGTTGTTGATAACCACCAATACGCAGGTAAATGCACCAATTAATCCAACGCTTGACTCGGATACGGGTATTTATAATGGCGCTTCCAATTACGGCGATACCCTTGTAACGCTGTTCAAAGACGGTGGACCTGTTGGTTATTATTTATCGAAAAATGGGGGGCCCGACCAGCCTAACAATCATGAAAGGCATCATGTTCTGCCCTATGCAAGGGCACTGGGAGTGGGCAACTACACTGTTACAGCTATTGTCATAAATAATGCGGGAGATATCAGTGAAGAAGTTGCAGTATCCGGAATATTGAAAATCGAGAAATTGCCTACACCGGCAAATGCCAGATGGAACGGCACATACGCTACATGGGATCGCGTCACTAACGCATCTGCCTATTCGGTTCAACTCTTCAGTAATGGAGTGGTTAATGGAAGCCCGATTGCAGCGACAAGCAATGATACGGCTTTGTCTCCGACTTTAAACGATACCTTTAAAGTAAAGGCAAACGGCAACGCAACGTCACGATTCTTGGACTCTGATGAATCAGGGGAGAGTGCACAATATTCAGCGAACATTGCGCTAATTCGCCAGAACGATACATTACGGGCAGGAGATAGAACGCGGTTAATGGTTGACACAGCTGATGTGTTCGTTGCTGATAACATCAGCTTCAGTCCGGCGGATCAAGACAAGAATAAGATTGAAGTTGATGATGCCGGATTCGTGACGGTTAAGAAAGGTTATATTCCGACAGGGAACGAAGAAGTTACTGTACATGTGAGCGTTGATTACTTCAATAAGGCTGACACTAAATTTTACGATGGATTTGAAGGGGAGAAGAAATTTTCAAATGGTGCGAACGGATATATTCACAGCGATGTGATGTCCCGTACCGGAGGAAAGGCCGCGACATCAAGCGGCGCCGGTCAGGTGGCGACTGTTCCAGGTACCTATAATTACGCCCCTGCAACCGGTAAGACAACAATCGTTACTGCTTGGTACTATGATGATGGCAGAGCGGCTTCCAATGACCACGCTGTCTTTGGCTTAACCCCATCGTCCAATGAACATATCGCAATAAATTATGGCAATGGAGATGGTGACTGGACGGCAAATCTGACCAATTACGCAGTCAGACCCGGTTCATCCGGGAGATTCTATCCTGTAGATGTCAAGCGAAGTGAAGGCTGGCATAAATTTCAATGGTTCGTTACATCAACAGGAACAACCTATAAAATTGACGGACAAGACATTCAAAGGCAAACAACAGCTGGCGGAAATTTTGATACCCTAGTTAAGAACAATATTTCCAAGATCGATGCATTGCAGCTTGCTACGAACTGGGGCAACAAGGCTGGAACGGTTAAGGATATACAGAACAGGCACTTTATCGATGACGTATATGTTATCGATAGTGGAATAACAGCCCAAACCGGAACATCTTCTATTACGCTAAAGCTTTTGCCCAAAGAGTATAGCCACTTGGAAGACAGCACATATGTTATGGGTCTGGACGACTATAATATCACCGTAAATCCTGATTTAGCAGATCTAGCTGGAGTGGAGATCGGCGCTGTAACACTGCAGCGGGATGTGGATTATACGGTTAGCGGTAATGTATTGAAAATTAACAAAGAATCATTCGCAAGAAATAATATCGTACCGGGGAAATATACCGTTAGACTTGATCTGTATCCTGCCGAAATCACATTCGAGTTGAACATTGTACCCCTTGAAGTCCGTGATTATTATTTCTCCAATAACGGTGACGATCATGCAGATGGACGCACACCGGCTACAGCATGGAAATCAATCTCCAAAATTAATGAATATGTATTTATGCCAGGTTCAACCATTTATCTGGATGCGAATAGCGTATGGAATGAACAAATCAGACTGCGTGGCAATGGTGAGGAAGGAAATCCGATTACGCTAACAAAATATAATACGACCGACCCTAACCAACGCCCGGTAATTAATGGTGGAGGAACAGCGTCGAGCCCATCTGGCATTTCCTTAAACGGTACCATTGAGTTATATGACGTTAACTATTGGATTGTCAGTGGAATTGAAGTAACGAACATCGGCAATGCGGCAGGTGACGGCCGTTCCGGTATCGCTGTAATGTCACGGATTTCCAAGCTGGGACAAGGACAGTTTAATATTCAAGATTATGCTGATGCTCGTATGCAAGGAATCGTCATTCGAGATAACTATGTTCATGATGTTAATGGGCTGCACCAAGCAAATGGAGCAAGTAAGGTATCCGGCGGCATCATTATTAATGGTTATGTAGATATATTGGTTGAAGGCAACAAAACCCTTCGTTGTGATAACGAAGGTATTCGCAATAATGCCTACGGGCCAAGCAATCCAGGGACTAATAACACAGGCATTACTTGGAGTAACTCAAGCTATCCTTGGGCATCCAACGCTGTGTTTAGAAACAACTGGGTTTCTAGTTCGGTTGGAGATGGCATTGTCATGTCCGGCGGGAACAACTCCCTTGTGGAACGAAATGTGGTCACAGACAACGGTTATAGCTATTTAAGCGATAAGAGCGGCAATCTGGTTACGAACTGGGGTCCAAATAATACAACACCAACATATCTAGGTTCGCAAAACTATGCAGCAGCGTGGATTATGGCAAGTAAAGGCACCATCTTCCGCTATAATGAAGCTGTGGATAACCCTTATCATGCAAGTAATGACGGTATGGCTTGGGACATTGACAACTATTGTCAGGACAATGTGTATGAATACAATTACAGCCGAAATAACTATGGTGGTTGGTACTTACAGATGAACGCTGCCAAGGGCAATATCGTTCGCTATAATATTAGCGTGAACGACGGCCGCAGCCCGGATTTTAACAAGAGTTTTAACAGTCTAATATTGCTTGCAGGAGGTTCTTCAACGAGCGAGGAATTAAGTGGCTTATACTATAACAATGTTATCGTCACACCATTGAAGAATAGCAGTTCGTTAGTATTTGACCCGACAGCCTCCAACTTGCACATTTATTTCCAAAATAATATATTTGCCTACACTGGGGCAAACAACCAGGTTGGTCTGAAAGGCGGGGGAACATCAGCTCCATTTGCAACCGGACGGTTTACAAACAACATTGTATATCCGGCTAATCTTTTTGGCAGTATGAACGCAGGTGGAGGCGGATATCTAGGTGCAGGCGTAACAGCAACAGACAACCGCTATGTAACGGAAGAGGAACTAAATTCTATATTAAATGATTATAAATCTGCGCCGGAACATTGGATTACCAACAGCGGAACAGTGGATGCCAAGCTTGATTACAGTGCGATGAACGGGTTCCGTCTTGCTGATGGTAATAACCTGGCCTATGGTGCAGGTGCCGAGATTGTAAGCCCATATGTGGATCGGGCGAACGCTCTGCCTCATATGACGGAGAGAACAGACTTCTTCGGCAATCCACTTAGCGGAAGAACGCCTTCCATCGGCGCGCACAACCCTTATGCGGTAACTTTTGATTCCAATGGTGGCAGCGAAGTTGCGATGAAGTTCGCTGATATGGGCGGGACAATTACCGAGCCAACAGCGCCAACAAAAGAAAAAACTGTTTTCGGCGGTTGGTATCAAGATACAGGATTAAACGATGCCTGGAATTTCGTTGCTGATCCTGTTACAAGGGATATTGGATTATATGCGAAATGGGTTGAAGACGCAGGTACGGCACCAACGATTACGACGAATTCGCTTGCGGATGGCAAGGTCGGACAACCTTATTCGGCAGTTCTTACGACTGAAGGCGATAAGCCTATCAAATGGGCCGTTGTAGAGGGACAATTACCATCAGGATTGAGCTTGGATGAAGGTGCAGGTGTTATCTCTGGTACACCGGATCAGTGGGGTCAATTTACGTTCAAAGTTCAAGCAAATAATGACGCAGGCAGTGACACAAAACCTTTCAATATAGTGATCACTGAAGATGTCTCAGTTGACACAGCTCCGGGGATTATCACTAAGAATTTGCCAAGCGGAAAAGTTGGACAACCGTATACGGTAACACTAGCGGTATATGGCAGCAAACCGATTACTTGGAAGGTCCAGGGAGGAGATTTGCCAGTAGATTTGAACCTAGATGAAGCAACAGGCGTTATCTCGGGTACGCCTCAAGAGACAGGATATTACGAATTCACGGTTGCAGCAACGAATGACTTTGGTATAGATGAGCGAGTATTGAGCATCGAGATTAAAGAGGATAAGCCAGTTGTTACAGCTCCGGAGATTATCACTAAGAATTTGCCAAACGGCAAAGTTGGACAACCGTATACGGTAACATTAGCAGTATACGGCGACGAACCGATTACTTGGACAGTAAGCGATAATTATTTACCTTTTGGGTTGAATTTAGAAGGAGCTACGGGTGTTATTTCAGGCGTGCCTACTGAAGCGGGAACTTACAAATTCAATATTACAGCTTCCAATCATGCTGGCATGGATACGATAGAGTTAACTATTGTAATTACTACAAATGACAGTGGTGGCAATAATGGCAATAACAATGGCGGCAATTCAAATGGCCACAGCAGTACGCCGACTCCTTCGCCAGAGTTATCAGTAGCGGAGCGTATTGATGCTACAATCAAAGAGAAGCTGAAGAAGGGCAATTCCATTGAATTGACGATGTCAGCCGGAAAAGATGAGCTTGAGATTCAAAGCGATACGATCGGTGCGATTATTAAAGCTGACAAACCGCTAATCGTTACGAATGACACCTTATCTGTTGAATTGTCCGCTGAATTGTTGAAGCAATTGAATACAGGAAAGCGGATGAAGGTTGTTATTAAACCTGTAGATGAAAGAGACGGAGCTATAGGGCGGGGATATGAATTGAAGATCTTCGCGGATGGCCGGGAAGTAACGGATTATACAGGGCTTATACCCGTAATCTTCGATCTGTCAAAAGAGAAGTTGTCGACAAACGATCTTAGCATGTTATGCGGTGTCATGCTTCGATTGAACGGTAATATGGAACGTTTAGGCGGCAACTATGACCATGAGACAGGTAAATTTACCTTCAAGGCAAAAGGACTAGGTTATATCTTCGTTACAGCCAAGCCTGAACCTGTGAAATTGGAATTCACTATAGGAAAGACAGGATATAAATTAAACGGAATCGAAATGAGTATGGACGTTGCTTCAATGGTAGTTAAAGGCAGAACGTTAGTCCCACTGCGCTTCGTTGCCGAGAGCTTAGGAGCAAATGTAAGCTGGGATAACGTTATGAAAACCGTAATGATTACCTTGAAAGGTCAGACTTTGTCGATTAAGATCAGTGAACTTGCACCAGGAATGGATGTAGCAGCTGAACTTGTAAACGGTCGTACTATGCTCCCATTACGTTTCATTGCTGAGTATTTTGGTGCAAATCTATTCTTCGATAATACTTCGAAATCTATTAGTATCATGAAGTAG
- a CDS encoding response regulator transcription factor, with protein sequence MKRNVLYIEDNEKIGSWVKEELEQRGFSVQWLLSGEGAEKVVNQHKIVILDIMLPGLDGFTVGKRLKKAAPAVPILLLTARTSIDDKVEGLQFADDYLTKPFHTDELVARLEVLIRRGGGTHPERISLGSYIEVDPEVQMVFDKHTGEEIILTGKQHHILMYFLRHPNQVLPKEQIYEAIWEEAYITGDKTLMVHIHRLRQKLERHPDSPEIIETLKGIGYRVKL encoded by the coding sequence TTGAAAAGAAACGTGTTATATATTGAAGACAATGAGAAGATAGGCAGTTGGGTAAAGGAAGAATTGGAACAACGAGGATTTTCAGTACAGTGGCTGCTTTCTGGTGAAGGAGCTGAAAAAGTAGTAAATCAGCATAAAATTGTTATTTTGGATATTATGTTACCCGGTTTAGATGGATTTACTGTGGGAAAACGATTAAAAAAGGCAGCTCCTGCTGTTCCTATTTTGCTGTTAACTGCTCGAACATCGATAGATGATAAGGTAGAAGGGTTACAATTTGCTGATGACTATTTAACGAAACCATTCCATACGGATGAATTAGTGGCAAGATTAGAAGTACTAATCCGTCGAGGTGGCGGAACACATCCCGAACGTATTTCTTTAGGGAGTTATATTGAAGTAGATCCAGAAGTCCAAATGGTATTTGACAAACACACAGGAGAAGAAATTATATTGACAGGGAAACAACATCATATTTTGATGTACTTCTTACGCCATCCTAATCAAGTTTTACCAAAAGAACAAATCTATGAAGCCATCTGGGAAGAAGCTTATATAACAGGTGATAAAACATTAATGGTACATATCCATCGACTGCGCCAAAAGCTGGAACGTCATCCAGACTCCCCAGAGATTATTGAAACGTTGAAGGGAATAGGCTATCGGGTGAAACTATGA
- a CDS encoding sensor histidine kinase — protein MKQTKSLFRRFLKGHFLFIFSPPIVLIFLSAFIESPINGEELNALNLFYVVLLLFGFIIVAFVVISWIFFLRLRKRLTHLQEVMSFSANHNSFPKPISVQSDRMDEIDQLGSSFNWMIQQLEDSRKREHEEELLRHRLIANLSHDLRTPLTILRGHVTRLNKESLSLEGQNSLSEMNHTITRVGDLMDDLLSYTLLTSGKHPFEPISTDIGRLVRASVAAWYPVFEEKEIQIEVDLPTEATFYWEVDPKWMTRVLDNLFQNILRHAAEGKYVSIGVDVEKEQIIVADRGPGMDNSSYERGAGIGLSTSNYMLKKMKLKADFTSNEDGTRVAIGRESLT, from the coding sequence ATGAAACAGACTAAATCATTATTTCGTCGTTTTCTAAAAGGACATTTTCTATTTATCTTTTCACCTCCGATCGTACTTATTTTCTTATCTGCGTTCATTGAGTCTCCTATTAATGGTGAAGAACTGAATGCGTTAAATCTATTTTACGTTGTACTACTTTTGTTTGGTTTTATTATTGTCGCATTTGTGGTAATCTCTTGGATTTTCTTCTTGAGACTTCGTAAACGTCTCACCCACTTACAGGAAGTCATGTCATTTTCCGCTAATCATAACTCATTTCCTAAACCAATATCTGTTCAAAGTGATCGTATGGATGAAATAGACCAGTTAGGCAGTTCTTTTAATTGGATGATTCAACAGCTTGAAGACAGTCGCAAGCGAGAACATGAAGAGGAATTGTTACGACATCGACTCATCGCGAATTTATCTCACGACTTACGAACACCGCTTACCATTTTGAGAGGACATGTCACCCGATTAAATAAAGAATCATTGAGTCTAGAAGGACAAAACTCATTATCAGAGATGAACCATACGATTACTAGAGTCGGAGATCTAATGGATGATTTACTTTCCTATACATTGCTTACATCAGGAAAACATCCTTTTGAGCCCATTTCAACAGATATTGGACGTTTAGTAAGAGCATCTGTTGCTGCGTGGTATCCTGTATTTGAAGAAAAAGAAATCCAGATCGAGGTTGATTTACCGACAGAGGCGACTTTTTATTGGGAAGTAGATCCTAAATGGATGACACGGGTTCTTGATAATTTATTTCAGAATATTCTTCGACATGCAGCAGAGGGGAAATATGTAAGCATTGGGGTTGATGTAGAAAAAGAACAGATCATTGTTGCAGACAGAGGTCCAGGTATGGATAACTCTTCCTATGAGCGTGGGGCGGGGATTGGTTTATCGACTTCAAATTATATGTTAAAAAAAATGAAACTGA